A window from Staphylococcus succinus encodes these proteins:
- the recG gene encoding ATP-dependent DNA helicase RecG, with translation MSKVNLIDSPFPLSQIKGLGPKRLAVLNELNIYTVEDLILYLPTRYEDNTVIDLNEAEDQAIVTVVGEVYSTPTVAFFGRNKSKLTVHIMVNNIAVKCTFFNQPYLKKKIELHGTVTVKGKWNRSKQEINGNRMFFSQNMMEEAQFEPVYRIKEGIKQKPLRDMIRQVLDDVTIHEWLTDDLRQKYKLESLEDTINALHFASDKASLIKARRTYAFTELFMFELRMQWLNRLEKTSDEAIEVDYDIQLVKHFIDSLPFELTDAQKHSVNEIFRDLKAPLRMHRLLQGDVGSGKTVVAAICMYALKTAGFQSALMVPTEILAEQHAESLVEIFGDRMNVALLTGSVKGKKRKLLLEQLNNNEIDCIIGTHALIQDDVVFNNVGLVITDEQHRFGVNQRQLLREKGAMTNVLFMTATPIPRTLAISVFGEMDVSSIKQLPKGRKPIITSWSKHEAYESVLNQMTSELKKGRQAYVICPLIESSEHLEDVQNVVALYESLQAYYGTDKVGLLHGKLSSDEKDNVMQQFSNHEIDVLVSTTVVEVGVNVPNATFMMIYDADRFGLSTLHQLRGRVGRSEQQSYCVLIASPKTETGIERMNIMTQTTDGFELSERDLEMRGPGDFFGVKQSGLPDFLVANVVEDYKMLEVARDEAAELIQSGVFFEPQYQRLRTFIEENLLYMSFD, from the coding sequence ATGTCAAAAGTAAATTTAATAGATAGCCCATTTCCCTTATCCCAAATTAAAGGATTAGGACCGAAACGCTTAGCTGTACTTAATGAACTTAATATTTATACAGTTGAAGACTTGATTCTATATTTGCCAACACGTTATGAAGATAATACTGTGATTGATTTGAATGAAGCTGAAGACCAAGCGATAGTGACAGTGGTAGGTGAGGTATATTCAACCCCTACTGTCGCTTTTTTTGGTCGTAATAAATCAAAGTTAACAGTGCATATTATGGTGAATAACATTGCGGTAAAGTGCACTTTCTTCAATCAACCTTATTTGAAAAAGAAAATCGAATTACACGGTACAGTTACTGTAAAAGGTAAATGGAATAGAAGTAAACAAGAAATTAATGGAAATAGAATGTTTTTTAGTCAAAATATGATGGAAGAAGCTCAGTTTGAGCCTGTTTATCGGATTAAAGAAGGTATTAAACAAAAACCGTTAAGAGATATGATTCGCCAAGTTTTGGATGATGTAACCATTCATGAGTGGCTTACTGATGATTTACGTCAAAAGTATAAATTGGAATCACTTGAAGATACGATTAACGCTTTGCATTTTGCTTCTGATAAAGCCTCATTAATCAAAGCGCGTAGAACATATGCATTTACTGAATTGTTCATGTTTGAATTAAGAATGCAATGGTTAAATCGATTAGAAAAAACATCTGATGAAGCAATTGAAGTTGATTATGATATTCAATTAGTTAAGCATTTCATTGACAGTTTACCATTTGAACTGACAGATGCACAAAAGCATAGTGTGAATGAAATATTTAGAGATTTGAAAGCACCGCTTCGCATGCATCGCTTATTACAAGGTGATGTAGGTTCGGGTAAAACAGTTGTTGCTGCAATTTGCATGTATGCATTGAAAACAGCTGGGTTCCAATCGGCATTAATGGTACCTACTGAAATCTTAGCAGAACAGCATGCTGAAAGTTTGGTTGAAATCTTTGGAGATAGGATGAATGTTGCCTTATTAACCGGTTCTGTTAAAGGGAAAAAACGTAAATTATTATTGGAGCAACTAAATAATAATGAGATTGATTGTATTATTGGTACGCATGCACTTATTCAAGATGATGTTGTTTTCAATAATGTAGGACTTGTTATCACTGATGAACAACACCGTTTCGGCGTGAATCAAAGACAGCTGTTGCGGGAGAAGGGCGCTATGACTAATGTATTATTTATGACTGCGACGCCTATACCAAGAACGCTAGCAATATCTGTATTCGGTGAAATGGATGTTTCATCGATTAAGCAATTACCCAAAGGACGTAAACCTATAATAACGTCATGGTCGAAACATGAAGCGTATGAAAGTGTATTAAATCAAATGACTTCAGAACTAAAAAAAGGACGTCAAGCATATGTGATATGTCCGCTTATCGAAAGTTCTGAGCATTTAGAAGATGTTCAAAACGTAGTTGCTTTGTATGAATCATTACAGGCTTATTATGGAACGGATAAAGTGGGATTGTTACATGGGAAATTATCTTCTGATGAGAAAGATAATGTGATGCAACAATTCAGTAATCATGAAATTGACGTATTAGTATCTACTACAGTTGTAGAAGTAGGGGTAAATGTCCCGAATGCAACGTTTATGATGATATATGATGCGGATCGATTTGGCCTATCTACTTTACATCAACTTAGAGGGCGTGTAGGTAGAAGTGAGCAACAAAGCTATTGTGTACTTATTGCTTCTCCTAAAACTGAGACCGGTATAGAACGAATGAACATTATGACTCAAACAACAGATGGTTTCGAATTAAGTGAACGTGATCTTGAAATGAGAGGTCCAGGGGACTTCTTTGGCGTGAAACAAAGTGGTTTGCCAGATTTCTTGGTTGCCAATGTAGTAGAAGATTATAAAATGCTTGAAGTGGCAAGAGATGAAGCGGCAGAATTAATCCAATCAGGTGTATTTTTTGAACCACAATATCAAAGATTAAGAACGTTTATCGAAGAAAATTTATTGTATATGAGTTTCGATTAA
- the sdaAA gene encoding L-serine ammonia-lyase, iron-sulfur-dependent, subunit alpha → MFKSVEELIAMCESNDKKIHEIMLEQEMEVTGLSEADVYAHMDKNLQTMENALDEGLAGVTSTTGLTGGDAVLIKEYLKSGKSLSGPTLLDAVSKAVATNEVNAAMGKICATPTAGSAGVVPGVLFGLKPRLEPTRRDMLNFLLTAGAFGFVVANNASISGAAGGCQAEVGSAAAMAAGATVELAGGTPQQSAEAFAICLKNMLGLVCDPVAGLVEVPCVKRNAAGASNAIVSADMALAGVTSRIPTDEVIEAMYKIGQTMPSALRETGRGGLAGTPTGQRLKQEIFGD, encoded by the coding sequence ATGTTTAAAAGTGTGGAAGAATTAATAGCAATGTGTGAATCAAATGATAAAAAGATTCATGAAATTATGCTTGAGCAAGAAATGGAAGTAACAGGATTATCTGAAGCTGATGTTTATGCACATATGGATAAGAACCTGCAAACTATGGAGAATGCACTTGACGAAGGACTAGCAGGTGTAACATCTACAACAGGGCTAACAGGTGGAGATGCAGTATTAATCAAAGAATATTTGAAATCAGGAAAATCATTATCAGGACCGACATTATTAGATGCAGTGAGTAAAGCTGTAGCTACAAATGAAGTTAACGCAGCGATGGGTAAAATTTGCGCAACACCTACTGCTGGTTCTGCAGGTGTGGTACCAGGCGTGTTATTTGGACTTAAACCACGCTTAGAACCAACACGCAGAGACATGTTGAACTTTTTATTGACTGCAGGCGCATTTGGCTTCGTAGTTGCTAATAACGCATCAATCTCAGGCGCAGCAGGAGGTTGTCAAGCAGAAGTAGGTTCTGCGGCAGCTATGGCAGCAGGTGCAACTGTTGAGCTTGCAGGAGGCACGCCACAACAATCAGCTGAAGCTTTTGCAATTTGTTTGAAAAATATGCTAGGTTTAGTATGTGATCCAGTGGCTGGTTTAGTAGAAGTACCTTGTGTGAAACGTAATGCAGCAGGTGCTTCTAATGCAATTGTCTCTGCAGATATGGCTTTAGCAGGTGTGACTTCAAGGATACCTACTGATGAAGTTATTGAAGCAATGTATAAAATTGGACAAACAATGCCATCAGCTTTACGCGAGACTGGACGAGGTGGTTTAGCAGGTACGCCTACGGGTCAGCGTCTAAAACAAGAAATATTTGGTGATTAA
- the rpmB gene encoding 50S ribosomal protein L28, with product MGKQCFVTGRKASTGNNRSHALNSSKRRWNANLQKVRILVDGKPKKVWVSARALKSGKVTRV from the coding sequence ATGGGCAAACAATGTTTCGTAACAGGTCGTAAAGCTTCAACTGGAAACAATCGTTCTCACGCTTTAAATTCTTCTAAAAGAAGATGGAATGCTAACCTTCAAAAAGTTAGAATTCTTGTAGACGGAAAACCTAAAAAAGTTTGGGTTTCTGCACGTGCTTTAAAATCTGGTAAAGTAACTAGAGTTTAA
- the plsX gene encoding phosphate acyltransferase PlsX: protein MVKIAIDMMGGDEAPGIVLEAVKKAVNDFKDLEIILFGNQAQCNLNHDRVEVRHCTEEITMEDEPVRAIKRKKDSSMVRMAEAVKVGEADGCVSAGNTGALMSAGLFIVGRIKGVERPALVVTLPTISGKGFVFMDVGANADAKAEHLLQYAKLGNIYAQKIRGVQQPSVSLLNIGTEASKGNTLTKKAYSLMEAQQDFKFTGNIEAKALMTGEADVVVTDGYTGNMILKNLEGVAKSIGKMLKTTLLSSFKNKLAALVLRKDLNTLTTKMDYAEYGGSVLLGLNGIVVKAHGSSSAKAFYSAIRQAKIAGEQKIVETMKETVGEGNE from the coding sequence ATGGTTAAAATAGCGATTGATATGATGGGTGGAGATGAAGCGCCTGGAATCGTTTTGGAAGCTGTTAAAAAGGCTGTAAATGATTTTAAAGATTTAGAAATAATATTATTTGGGAATCAAGCCCAATGTAATCTCAATCACGATCGTGTAGAAGTACGTCATTGTACTGAAGAAATTACCATGGAAGATGAACCGGTTAGAGCAATTAAACGTAAAAAAGATAGTTCAATGGTGCGAATGGCAGAGGCTGTGAAAGTTGGCGAAGCTGATGGCTGCGTATCTGCCGGAAATACAGGCGCCTTAATGTCTGCTGGTTTATTTATAGTTGGTCGTATCAAAGGTGTAGAACGACCAGCTTTAGTTGTTACTTTACCTACTATTTCAGGTAAAGGCTTTGTATTTATGGATGTAGGTGCAAATGCAGATGCAAAAGCCGAGCACTTATTACAATATGCAAAACTAGGAAATATATATGCGCAGAAAATTCGTGGTGTTCAACAACCTTCTGTAAGTTTATTGAATATTGGTACGGAGGCATCAAAAGGCAATACACTTACGAAGAAAGCTTATAGTCTAATGGAAGCACAGCAAGACTTTAAATTCACTGGTAACATTGAAGCGAAAGCACTAATGACAGGTGAAGCTGATGTAGTAGTTACGGATGGATATACCGGAAATATGATTCTTAAAAACTTAGAAGGCGTAGCAAAATCCATAGGTAAAATGCTTAAAACAACATTGTTAAGTAGCTTTAAAAATAAATTGGCTGCACTTGTTTTACGTAAAGACTTAAATACCTTAACAACAAAAATGGATTATGCAGAATACGGCGGTTCAGTGTTATTAGGATTGAATGGTATTGTAGTCAAAGCGCATGGTAGTTCAAGTGCGAAAGCTTTTTATTCAGCGATTCGCCAGGCTAAAATAGCTGGAGAACAAAAGATTGTTGAAACAATGAAAGAAACGGTGGGTGAAGGAAATGAGTAA
- the fapR gene encoding transcription factor FapR: MKLKKQERRDAIKKEIEKNPFITDLDLSILFSVSIQTIRLDRKYLNIPELRKRIKSVARKNHENIRSIDGSEIIGDVINVQPDQEATSIIEIDEDSVFTRNQIARGHVLFAQANSLCVALIHKPTVLTKESNVTFLKPVKLNDTVRAEAQAVEITNKYYMINVNSYVKGSIVFQGTFKMYYISEDEQNG; encoded by the coding sequence ATGAAATTAAAAAAACAAGAACGTCGCGATGCAATTAAAAAAGAAATTGAAAAAAACCCCTTTATTACTGATTTAGATTTAAGTATACTGTTTTCCGTAAGTATTCAAACTATTAGGCTAGATCGTAAATACTTAAATATTCCGGAGTTAAGAAAGCGAATTAAATCAGTAGCTAGAAAAAATCATGAAAATATTCGCTCAATTGATGGTAGTGAAATCATAGGTGATGTAATTAATGTACAACCTGATCAAGAGGCAACATCAATTATTGAAATTGATGAAGATTCAGTATTTACAAGAAATCAAATTGCTAGAGGTCATGTACTGTTTGCACAAGCAAACTCCCTATGTGTAGCACTTATACATAAACCGACTGTATTAACAAAAGAAAGTAATGTGACGTTTTTAAAACCAGTTAAATTAAATGATACGGTACGTGCGGAGGCACAGGCTGTTGAAATTACAAACAAATACTATATGATCAATGTAAATTCTTATGTCAAAGGTAGCATTGTATTTCAAGGTACATTCAAAATGTATTATATAAGTGAGGATGAACAAAATGGTTAA
- a CDS encoding Asp23/Gls24 family envelope stress response protein, with translation MTLEITNDYGSIDISNEVIASVVGSKAVECYGIVGMASRQQVRDGIAEILGHENYSKGIVVKEENGVINVDMYIIVSYGTKISEVASNLQSTVKYTLEQTLKVKVNSINIFVQGVRVNNGTKN, from the coding sequence ATGACGTTAGAAATCACGAATGATTATGGTAGTATAGATATTTCAAACGAAGTAATCGCTTCAGTTGTAGGTAGCAAAGCAGTTGAGTGTTACGGGATTGTAGGTATGGCTTCTAGACAACAGGTCAGAGATGGCATTGCTGAAATATTAGGGCATGAAAATTACTCTAAAGGCATTGTTGTCAAAGAAGAAAATGGTGTGATAAATGTAGATATGTATATTATTGTAAGTTATGGCACGAAAATTTCAGAAGTAGCAAGTAATTTACAGTCAACAGTGAAATATACATTAGAACAAACATTAAAAGTAAAAGTTAATTCAATAAATATATTTGTACAGGGTGTACGAGTGAATAACGGCACGAAAAACTAG
- the sdaAB gene encoding L-serine ammonia-lyase, iron-sulfur-dependent subunit beta: MKYKTVFDIIGPTMVGPSSSHTAGAVRIGLVAKDLFNETPKQVDIYLYGSFMETYKGHGTDVALVGGLLGYDTDDDRIQTSLQTAEEIGMKVNFIEMAEERSHPNTAIINMRAAEKEISVEGVSIGGGKIEVVAINGFNIAISGNYPALLVFHKDTFGTIGSVAKILGDSSINVGSMQVSRKEKGDQALMTCELDDAINDEIINQIKNVDGVVTVSLMGDA, encoded by the coding sequence ATGAAATACAAAACAGTTTTCGACATTATTGGTCCTACAATGGTTGGTCCCTCCTCCTCTCATACTGCAGGCGCAGTAAGAATAGGACTTGTAGCGAAAGATTTATTTAATGAGACACCAAAACAAGTAGATATATATCTTTATGGTTCTTTTATGGAAACTTATAAAGGGCACGGTACAGATGTTGCATTGGTAGGAGGCTTATTGGGTTATGATACAGATGATGACCGAATACAAACGAGTCTGCAAACAGCTGAAGAGATAGGAATGAAAGTGAATTTTATAGAAATGGCTGAAGAAAGATCACATCCTAATACTGCTATCATCAATATGCGGGCGGCAGAGAAGGAAATTTCTGTTGAAGGCGTATCTATAGGTGGGGGCAAGATTGAGGTAGTAGCGATAAATGGCTTTAATATTGCTATTAGTGGGAATTACCCAGCACTACTTGTCTTCCATAAAGATACATTTGGCACGATTGGGAGCGTAGCTAAGATATTAGGAGATTCTAGTATTAATGTTGGTAGTATGCAAGTTTCTAGAAAAGAAAAGGGTGACCAGGCATTAATGACTTGTGAATTAGATGATGCTATTAATGATGAAATTATAAATCAAATTAAGAACGTCGATGGTGTAGTGACGGTATCACTCATGGGAGACGCCTAA
- a CDS encoding M4 family metallopeptidase, translating into MKKLLLTTLLSSATIALLSNVTEAEAKEEAQQTIAPQQLKQLDNLEINNDQDPVRILKENAQKLIQDQNKSQNESYTRSAFDQYSVVDKEQDKTGATHYTLTPKKDNITATDSKIKIHVNKNNKVTLINGNLDKPKIELTNNQKLTKSDAEDKAFQALGIDKSDVSNIKGYPVISNNKLDINSDKKKLIYNVEINYIHPKAAHWKVQVDANTGEIIKKQDLIENASATGKGTGVNGDEKSPLNISSALGKYTLHDVSQDAEIETRSANSTENLSLPIVNSDTNFDKEEQRAGVDAHYYANSVYNYYLDNFGRNSLDGNGSKIDSVVHYGKQYNNAAWTGQYMIYGDGDGKQFAPLSAANDVVAHELTHAVTEHTDGLEYHDQPGALNESFSDVFGYFNDPEDWLMGEDVYTPGKDGDGLRSLSNPEQYDQPANMSDYYQGTEDEGGVHINSGIPNKAAYLTIKSIGKDKAQQIYYLALTQYLTPNSQFVDAKLALKEAADQLYGDNSTEADAIDKAWNDVGVTE; encoded by the coding sequence ATGAAAAAATTATTACTAACAACTTTGTTATCTAGTGCTACAATTGCTTTATTAAGTAACGTCACCGAGGCTGAAGCAAAAGAAGAGGCTCAGCAAACGATTGCTCCTCAACAATTAAAGCAGCTGGATAATTTAGAAATCAACAATGATCAAGATCCAGTGCGTATATTAAAAGAAAATGCTCAAAAACTAATTCAAGATCAAAATAAATCTCAAAATGAGAGTTATACGCGTTCAGCATTCGACCAATATAGTGTCGTTGATAAAGAACAAGATAAAACGGGCGCGACCCATTATACCCTTACCCCAAAGAAAGACAATATAACAGCAACTGATAGTAAAATTAAAATACATGTTAACAAAAATAACAAAGTTACTTTAATTAACGGAAATTTAGATAAACCAAAAATCGAACTGACAAACAACCAAAAACTAACAAAAAGTGATGCTGAAGACAAAGCTTTCCAAGCTCTCGGCATAGATAAAAGTGATGTAAGTAACATTAAAGGTTATCCAGTTATTAGCAATAATAAATTAGATATAAATAGTGATAAAAAGAAATTAATTTATAACGTGGAGATTAACTATATTCACCCTAAAGCTGCACATTGGAAAGTACAGGTTGATGCGAATACAGGTGAAATTATAAAAAAACAAGACTTAATTGAAAACGCTAGTGCAACAGGTAAAGGTACTGGTGTCAATGGCGATGAAAAATCACCGTTAAATATTTCTTCTGCGCTTGGTAAATACACGTTACATGATGTATCACAAGATGCTGAAATTGAAACACGCTCAGCAAATAGTACAGAAAATTTATCTTTACCAATCGTCAACAGTGACACTAATTTCGATAAAGAAGAACAACGCGCTGGCGTAGATGCACATTATTATGCTAATTCTGTTTACAACTATTATTTAGACAATTTTGGCCGTAATAGTTTAGACGGTAATGGCAGTAAAATTGACTCTGTAGTACATTATGGTAAACAGTACAACAATGCTGCTTGGACTGGTCAATACATGATTTATGGTGATGGCGATGGCAAACAATTTGCACCATTATCCGCTGCTAACGATGTCGTTGCACATGAATTAACACATGCTGTTACTGAACATACTGATGGGTTAGAGTATCATGACCAACCTGGTGCATTAAATGAATCCTTCTCAGACGTTTTCGGTTACTTTAATGATCCAGAAGATTGGTTAATGGGAGAAGATGTATACACACCTGGAAAAGATGGTGACGGTTTAAGAAGTTTATCTAATCCAGAACAATATGACCAACCAGCAAATATGAGTGATTACTATCAAGGTACCGAAGATGAAGGTGGCGTACATATAAATAGTGGTATACCAAATAAAGCTGCATACTTAACAATCAAGTCTATTGGTAAAGATAAAGCCCAACAAATATATTATTTAGCTTTAACGCAATACCTAACACCGAATTCTCAATTCGTTGATGCAAAACTTGCACTTAAAGAAGCTGCAGACCAATTATATGGTGACAATAGTACTGAAGCAGATGCTATTGATAAAGCTTGGAATGATGTAGGCGTTACTGAATAA
- the fakA gene encoding fatty acid kinase catalytic subunit FakA, protein MVIKINGKLFAEMIIQGAQNLSNHADLVDSLNVYPVPDGDTGTNMNLTMTSGREAIEHNISQHIGELGKTYSKGLLMGARGNSGVILSQLFRGFSKQLEAYEEINARQLAESFKAGVETAYKAIMKPVEGTILTVARDAADAAIHKVEETDDCIELMSYVLEEAEKSLENTPNLLPVLKEVGVVDSGGKGLVLVYEGFLKAMKGETVSSEAPKLDKDSLVNEEHDFHGVINTEDIVYGFCTEVMVRFDKNKRAFDEQIFREDMSEFGDSLLVINDDEIVKVHVHTETPGDVFNYGQQYGELIKLKVENMREQHREVVKKEETSQRNATNSKTETVETAVITISMGDGISELFKSMGATNIISGGQTMNPSTEDIVKVIEQSQCKRAIILPNNKNIMMASEQAADIAGVEAVVIPTKSIPQGIAALFNYDESDTLIDNKSRMIESLEAVTSGAVTYAVRDTTIDGVEIKKDAFMGLIEDKIVTSHVDLLETVKGLLSEMIHEDSEIITMIVGEDTSDAVTSQIESWIESAYPEVELDQHHGQQPVYPYLFSVE, encoded by the coding sequence ATGGTTATCAAAATTAATGGTAAATTATTTGCCGAGATGATTATACAAGGGGCGCAAAATTTATCAAATCATGCAGACTTGGTTGATTCATTAAATGTGTATCCAGTTCCAGATGGTGACACAGGAACAAATATGAATTTGACGATGACATCAGGCAGAGAAGCGATAGAGCATAATATATCTCAGCACATCGGTGAACTTGGAAAAACATATTCTAAAGGTTTATTAATGGGTGCTAGAGGTAATTCTGGTGTTATCTTATCTCAACTATTTAGAGGTTTTAGTAAACAGTTAGAAGCATATGAAGAAATTAATGCGCGCCAGCTTGCTGAGAGTTTTAAAGCTGGTGTAGAGACTGCATATAAAGCAATTATGAAACCAGTAGAGGGCACAATATTAACCGTAGCTAGAGATGCAGCAGATGCAGCGATACATAAGGTAGAAGAGACGGATGATTGTATTGAACTTATGTCTTATGTTTTAGAAGAAGCTGAAAAATCACTTGAAAATACTCCGAATTTATTACCTGTATTAAAAGAGGTCGGTGTTGTAGATAGTGGTGGTAAAGGTTTAGTCTTGGTATATGAAGGTTTCCTTAAAGCTATGAAAGGGGAAACAGTTAGTTCTGAAGCGCCTAAACTAGATAAAGATTCATTAGTGAATGAAGAGCATGATTTTCATGGTGTGATCAACACGGAAGATATTGTTTATGGTTTCTGTACTGAAGTCATGGTGCGTTTTGATAAAAACAAAAGAGCGTTTGATGAACAAATATTTAGAGAAGATATGAGCGAATTTGGCGATTCATTATTAGTAATCAATGATGATGAGATAGTCAAAGTACATGTACACACAGAAACACCAGGTGATGTATTCAATTATGGTCAACAATATGGAGAGCTCATTAAGTTAAAAGTTGAAAATATGCGTGAACAACATCGAGAAGTTGTTAAAAAAGAAGAAACTTCACAACGTAACGCTACCAATTCTAAAACTGAAACTGTAGAGACAGCAGTCATTACAATTTCAATGGGTGATGGTATATCAGAATTATTTAAATCTATGGGAGCAACAAATATTATTAGCGGTGGCCAAACTATGAATCCATCAACTGAAGATATTGTGAAAGTAATTGAACAATCTCAATGTAAACGTGCAATTATTTTACCCAATAATAAAAATATTATGATGGCAAGTGAACAGGCAGCAGATATCGCAGGTGTTGAAGCAGTAGTCATCCCTACTAAGTCCATTCCACAAGGCATTGCAGCGTTATTTAATTATGATGAATCAGATACACTCATTGATAATAAATCACGAATGATTGAATCTCTTGAAGCTGTTACTTCAGGTGCTGTAACATATGCTGTAAGAGATACGACCATTGATGGCGTTGAAATTAAAAAAGATGCATTCATGGGATTGATTGAAGATAAAATTGTTACCAGTCATGTAGATTTATTAGAAACGGTTAAAGGTCTATTATCAGAAATGATTCATGAAGATAGTGAAATTATAACTATGATTGTGGGTGAAGATACAAGTGATGCTGTAACTTCACAAATTGAATCTTGGATTGAGTCGGCATATCCTGAGGTTGAACTTGATCAACACCATGGGCAACAACCAGTTTATCCATATTTATTTTCTGTGGAGTAA
- a CDS encoding thiamine diphosphokinase, producing MKVNLLCGDRNLPKDILQVQKETHWIGIDRGALILIEAGIIPQFAVGDFDSVTNEEKAYIESHITINPLNSEKNDTDLALGIEQAVASGYKEICVYGATGGRLDHFMGALQTLEKSEYTQQNIGIKIIDESNEIQFLKKGNHQIQYSQYYPYISFIPVTYPTVISLAKFKYNLENEMLKLGSTLTISNELNNVEGEVQISEGNVLMIRSKD from the coding sequence ATGAAAGTTAATTTGTTATGTGGTGATAGAAATTTACCGAAAGATATATTACAGGTACAAAAAGAGACTCACTGGATAGGTATAGATCGGGGAGCGCTAATTTTAATAGAAGCAGGAATTATTCCACAATTTGCAGTGGGTGATTTTGACTCTGTTACAAATGAAGAAAAAGCTTATATAGAATCACATATTACAATTAATCCACTTAACTCAGAAAAAAATGATACAGATTTAGCTTTGGGTATTGAACAAGCTGTAGCTAGTGGGTATAAGGAAATTTGTGTATATGGCGCAACCGGAGGAAGACTAGATCATTTTATGGGAGCGCTTCAGACATTAGAAAAGTCGGAATATACTCAACAGAATATTGGTATTAAGATTATCGATGAAAGTAATGAAATTCAATTTTTAAAAAAGGGTAATCATCAGATCCAATATAGTCAATATTATCCATATATATCTTTTATCCCTGTTACATATCCAACAGTTATATCATTAGCTAAGTTTAAATACAATTTGGAAAATGAAATGCTTAAGTTAGGTTCTACTTTAACGATTTCAAATGAATTAAACAATGTAGAGGGAGAAGTGCAGATTTCAGAAGGCAATGTACTAATGATAAGAAGTAAAGATTGA
- the fabD gene encoding ACP S-malonyltransferase translates to MSKTAIIFPGQGSQKVGMANDLYEHNEAATEILNQAQTQMDFDILETMFTDSEEKLGQTENTQPALLTHSSALLQALEKLDADYTMGHSLGEYVSLVASGVLAFEDAVKIVRKRGQLMAAAFPDGVGSMAAVLGLDYEAVEEICQKLSTEDEIIEPANINAPGQIVVSGHKTLIDQLVAEGKAMGAKRVLPLAVSGPFHSSMMQVIEADFATYIDQFEWHDAQFPVVQNVHAKGETDAKVIKSNMIKQLYSPVQFIESTQWLIDQGVDHFIEIGPGKVLSGLIKKINRDVKLTSIQTLEDVKGWNEND, encoded by the coding sequence ATGAGTAAAACAGCAATTATTTTCCCGGGCCAAGGTTCACAAAAAGTCGGGATGGCAAATGATTTATACGAACATAATGAAGCAGCAACAGAAATACTTAATCAAGCCCAGACACAAATGGACTTCGATATATTAGAAACTATGTTTACAGATTCAGAAGAAAAATTAGGTCAAACGGAAAATACACAACCAGCTTTATTAACACATAGTTCTGCTCTATTACAAGCACTTGAAAAGTTAGATGCAGATTATACTATGGGGCATAGCTTGGGTGAATATGTGAGTTTAGTCGCAAGCGGTGTACTTGCGTTTGAAGATGCAGTGAAGATTGTGCGTAAGCGTGGTCAATTGATGGCTGCGGCGTTTCCTGATGGTGTTGGTAGTATGGCGGCCGTTTTAGGGCTAGATTATGAAGCGGTAGAAGAAATATGCCAAAAGCTATCTACTGAAGATGAAATTATTGAACCAGCCAATATTAATGCTCCAGGACAAATCGTTGTTTCAGGACATAAAACGTTAATCGATCAACTTGTAGCTGAAGGCAAGGCGATGGGCGCTAAACGTGTACTACCACTTGCTGTATCTGGACCATTCCATTCTTCAATGATGCAAGTCATTGAGGCGGATTTCGCTACATATATCGATCAGTTTGAATGGCATGATGCTCAGTTTCCAGTAGTACAAAATGTCCACGCTAAAGGCGAAACGGATGCAAAAGTGATTAAATCTAATATGATTAAACAACTTTATTCGCCAGTACAATTTATTGAATCAACACAATGGCTTATCGACCAAGGCGTTGATCATTTCATTGAAATTGGTCCTGGTAAAGTACTCTCAGGATTAATTAAAAAGATTAATAGAGATGTAAAATTAACTTCAATTCAGACACTAGAAGATGTGAAAGGATGGAATGAAAATGACTAA